From the genome of Oncorhynchus gorbuscha isolate QuinsamMale2020 ecotype Even-year linkage group LG18, OgorEven_v1.0, whole genome shotgun sequence:
CCTCACAGAGGAAGTGTCCTGTGGTGGTCTGTCACTGGTACCAGTCCTGATTGAAAAACAACCCCAGTCACAcacatagtcccccccccccccccccccctgtcccgACTCCGGTCCGGTTCCACCTCCAGCAGTGACAATCACAGGACAGTGACAGAGCGGACTGAGCCGGTTCTGTGTTCTGCTGACAAAAGGGACACATGGAGACTGAGAGGTCCAGAACCTCTGCCCTCTCTGGGAACTGGGCCCAGGGTTCTCTGCAGGGTTCTAGCCTATGGGCCTGCGGAGCGCTGGACCCCCACAAAAAAACGGTTCCGTTTGCATTCTCCAATGTTCCAGAGCTGGCTGCTAGGCAGTAGCCGTGACAACGTGTAGATTGTGGTGTGATCGGAGCCTGCTGAGCAAGAAGGGAACAAGACAAACAGAGGGCCTTAACACGGTCAGTACACACATGGGGAGGCTgagaacacacacccacacacatatttTTCTCGCTCTTCTTTATTTTCTCCTATCCTTTCTCTCACCGTCAATGAATAAAATGACATAAATTCCCAAAATGCATTCGCATATGTGTACGACTGTGAATGAATGGACGTGTGCATCTGTATATAACCATGAATAAGATTTGCTTGTGTGCCCCAACAAAGATCCCTCTTTCATTCCATAGACAGCTTGTGTCACTGAACTTGTCTCAATCACAAGATTTCCCTTCACAGCTGAGAAGGAGCTTTACTGCGATGCAGTGGGTATCTGTGGCCTTTCTCAACACAGGCGGCACATTTTAGACACTGGCTGCCTCTCAATGGTCAAAAACCGTCTCCCTCTCCTAATCTCCTTTCCTTAATCTGCACTGACGAGAACGAGCTGGACAGGTGAATGTCCATTCACAGTTGGCACCCCACCATACTGCGTTCACCTGTCCTGTCCCATTAGACCAATCCCTATTCAGAAGTCTGTACTGAAACCATGCTCTTCGTTCATACCCTTGCTAATGTGAAAGCACCGATTAGATCAAAGCTTTATGGTGGATTCTCTACTCTGACCTATTGGAGAGCTAGGAGAAACCATCTCCATGTTGTTGTCCACTCAAGTGCTTCCCAAGCTGTTTCTCACCCAGACTGGTTCCTAACTGGCTAGAGCCTGTTCACTTGGTGTGTCACCAAAACACTCCGACCGCGTTATGTGGGTCACAGTTCCAATACTATGTGTCAACTGTGCCCTCCTCATCCTGGCTTTCATTGCTGCGCTTTGTCACCTTAGCCTACTTCAAGAGTCACTTCAGCCCCACCTCACTTCATCTCGGATGCAGATCAGGTTTGAAAACCTTGTCTGATGAGAAAAGTAAGCAGTCTGAGAGAGCGATAAGGCCTCTCATTTTAATGAACCTTCCCATTATGCAGCCTCAGACACTCAATGGTGGCTTGGTAGACAGCGGAGAATTCCATGCGCAGCACAAAACGGAACGTCTGGCCCGAACAAACAAGAGACCAGACCAAAAAAGGCCCCTCATTCGTCGTCATGGGAACCACAGGGCAACTGAAGGGTTTGGGAAAGTGCGGGTTGTTTTGGTCGCCTAGTGCCCCCTTTTTCCCtcattcttccctctctcccctcgtctCCCTCTCTTGGTTCTGTTTGGTGACTGCGAGGGGAACTTCAATGTGACGGTAGCTTGGCAACTCCCCCGGTGGTTGGACATTGATATGCAGTgaggggactgggactggggagagggctgaggaacAATGCTCTCCTTATgagagtaccccccccccccccctcagtccCAGGCAGAACTAAGTGGGAGGACAAATATTTCAGCTCAGGGAGCCGAGACGCAACACATAAGGCAGGGTCGACCAGCCGAAGGATCCTCACTGTCAATGTCCTCTgtgctgttagtgtgtgtgtgtgtgtgtgtgagagggatgaTGGATGAGGATATGTGTCTGTGACAGAGaatgtgtgtacttgtgtgtgtatgcgtccgtgtgtgtgcatgtgtgtgtgtgtgtgtgtgggcagacgTGGTGGTCTCTTTAAATTGACAGTGACTTGTTCATGCTCTGATAGATGCTTTCCCTCAGCCATGACTTCCGTGCCAGTATAAACAAGACCACAGACACTGTTTCACTATTTATTGAGCACTGaataaaaaaacatacaaaaCACCCGCGACTAAATACTACCTCAGATAAACTATGTTAGATTCAAATCAGACATAATTGCAGTAAATTCACTATATAAGAGAATATATACTAATTCCAAAGAAAAacaatggatttattgataactTGTTACTACATTCATATGATTTGACTGATCTCTTTTTGAGGAGTGAAAGTTTTCCAGATTGTACACATATGTAGACTGAAATACACTGAAACATGGACACTAAAATATTGTTCACTGGGTCCTGCAATCTGAGCAGGTCGAAATTCCAGTATTGTGTCACATGACAGCAAACCACAATAGATATCAGCATTTTATCAGTCAGATTGTACTCTACACAGATTCACCATTTTGATAGGGATTGGTTAGCTTCTATCTCGACTTACAGTATATCACCATATTGACACAGGAGCCATTGTGTGGACTAGTGGTTACACTAATcgcttttaataataataataatagggttTATCTGTAGAATAGACGTGGTGTAAAATCTGGGCGCTGTGTCAACAAAGCCTCTcatgagtaggagtgctgataaaGGATCTGTCCATATAATAATATTCAAGTTTGATccaaaaggcaaaactgatcctagatcagcattcctatACTGAGACGCTTGGTGGATAGGGGCCCTGAGCAATGTTCGTAGCTCTGCAGAAGATGCTCAGCAGCATGGTGTTTTGACGGGCAAAACGATGAGACAACCCTGAGCAACACCAACAAACATTACTGGAACAATTCTTAACACACCAGACCATTGATTTGCGCCCACTGTCACATTGCTCTGGAGAGATCCTAGACGACTACACTGTACTGGTTGTTAGTTACCGAGCTAACGGCAAGGTCAATGAATATTTACACCACGTGTAAACAGTCTGTCACCAGCAGTAGTGGGTGTTATGACTGATGTTTGACGGGTACCATTCTACCACATTCCTTCCCTTGTAGATCACTGTGAGATGGGGTGCGGGGGGGTTAGAAGGAGGTTAGAGAGGGAACATGTACCCCACGGACACAGTCAGAGGATCCCTCAAAAGGCTCTTGCTGTTGTTAATCTCCACTAATACAAACTCAggaagttaaaaaaaataaaaatacaccaAGAATCCAGACCATTATTCACAGCTAAGataattgttttcttttttttgtaagGATAATGGAATGTCTTTGTTGGTGTTCTTTTTTATTATAAGAGAGTATAGAAAACTAGTTTTAAAAAAGCTGAGAAAAGTTTATGGCAGTTGATTCAGCTCTCTTCTAGCTTTCAGCTCCACCACTACAATTGATATGTTGTCTCGTGTCATAATGGTTAAGTTATCTTCATAACTTATCTCGCGGCTGGGAGGGATTGAAGACAACCAAAGCCCTAGTCAAGAGTTCCTCAAGTAGTCATAACCATAATTCTCTCAAAACCAATGACCGTAAACTCATAAAAAGTGGGCTTTAAGCAGGAAGTCATCCCCCTATGCATGATGATGTCAACAGTGTCGAGTCTACCTTTCATCTCAATAGTCTTCTTGggtaaataaaggtcaaataagtCACTCTCTAAAGACAGAGCATCATAGAGATCCTTTATCTTCATTCAGTTCAATGCCCAGCACAGCCACCGTGGGCCGAGAGAGGTTGGGGTAAGAGAGCTGGAGGTCTAAGGGTAGCTTGATCACTTTGTGCTCCAATGAAGTGACTCCTGGCTGGTCAGGGAGAGGACCTCAGCAGGGTGTTCCGATGACCATGAGAGAGGAGCTATCTTTGGCCTTGTCATAGAAGATGGCTGGTGTGGTCCCAGACACAATCGTCAGCTTCTCCTCCTTGGTGGACGACGGAGAGAGtgatgacggagaggagagggaggtggaggccGCTGTGGCGGTAGTCGAGGAAGACAATGATGAAGAGGCTCCGTCTGGTAGACACTCCtcacagcagcaacaacaacagtccATGAAGGCCTGGCCCAGTGAacgacacagacacaggaacaacACCGGTGTCACCGAGCAACGGACAAACAACAGGAACTGGCCAATCAGAGCCAGCAGGGCCTCAGTTGTCGTGGAGACGGGGTTGGCGATGTAGGCCAGGGCGATGCTACAGACATTCTCGGGGAGGTTACACGCGGCGTAAACGGCGGCCAAAGCCACGACCGTAGAACTCAACCTACGCTCTCTCTtcagctgctgctgcttcttAGGAGCGGAGGAGGATGACAAtgaagaagaggtggaggaggaggaagggcgTACTCTTTTTCCTCCTACTACTGTGGTTGTCCCCTGTTTCCTCCGTGCCTCTTCAGCGACAACGTGTCTCGTCACCAGTTGACAGGCGAGGGTGAAGAGGAGCGGCAGGCAGAAGTAGCAGCCGAAGCACCACCACATGCGGGCCTCGTGGTAGGTCAGCACCAGCGAGTAGACCGACTCGGGCAGGCTGAGGGAGGGCCTCCGGATACACAGGTCCACCACGAAGCCCCCCGGCTGGACGGAGACCTCCTGGGTGAGCTGCCACAGCAGCAGCTCTGGAGCAGCCAGGACCATGGAGCCGATCCAGACCACAGACAGCTTGGCCAGGATGGACTGGCAGGGCTCCACCCGCGGGGCCTGGGGCTGGGGGCTGGTCGCTGCGTGGAACCGGTCGATGGTCAATGCACACAGGCTGAATGTGGCTACTCCCAGGGAGGTCACCTggaaggagaggggtaggagaaggacagagggagaaataaggaagaagaggggggagaggtgtagagggaggggaaacaggcaAAGAAAgtgaagatgggagagaggggtgagggcaaagacggagaggagagaagaggacagtggaaaggagagggagagtgaatggGATAGATGGGAGTGACACTGGTTTCAATACAAGATGTTAATTTGGCAGGTCTTGATGCTGATTCTGAGGCTTCTCCAACCCGCTAAAGAAAACACTGGGGGAAGCACTACTGCCCCGAATAGATGCCCCAGGAATATGCAAATGTCGTAGGCTTGGTTAAAAAGAGCATATAGACTAACATCAGAGCGTCCTGTCTGACCCAGATCCCCTCCTCGATAGAGCTCCTAACAACCTCAATTAGTTAAGCACACCCCACCAGACTATTAGCGTGGGGCACTTGTTAGCATAACAATGGGCTAACTACCATAACACAGAGGGGTCTGGCAGACTGGTCTGAAGACAGCTATATACACGGGCAGTGGTGCACATAGTGTAATTACAactataaaacacacacattataGTGATTAAGTATTGTTTGTGTTTGAAATATATAAATACCCAGACAAATAGAACAGCCAGAGTTGGGCTAGCACCATCAACCCTGCAAGGGGACTATTTCAGCCCTGATGGCACTAACACGGGGGAGTATTCATACACAAAAATATGTGAATCACCGATCATGCCGATCAcccatatatataaataataagaTAAGACCTTTTACAATAAGAGTTCTTTGTATCTCTTCATGGACTCTTTATTTATATATTTGCTGCCTATCACATGTGTACCTAGGTATAATCATTTGTATGAACACTTGTGTGTATGACTGGCCTAGCCCTACTGTTCAATAATGGGAGAACGAGGAGAGCTAGATCCTATGCAGAAATAACGGGCACCTGCGCACGACGCAACAGTTGCATCTCTTTGCGCTTGTGAACGCACACGGCTGAAAGGTCCTCACGTACGTGGACGTTGAATgtgaacttttttttttacctccaTGTAAGGCACAATCCGACATGACAGGTCGCCTAGCAACCGTCTCTTGGTGAGCTCGTTGAAGACGACCACCGGCATGCAGAAAAAGAGCACGAGGAAGTCCCAGAACGCAAGGCTGGCCAGGATGCAGTTCCACGCGCTCTTCAGGTAATAGTTGTGCCAAACGATACACATGAGCGCGAGGTTACCGATGATGCCCATAGCGAATAGGATGAGCGCCAGCAGCATCACTGCGTAAGCCCGGTAGGAGCTGTCAGTTACCGGGTAGAGTGGGTTGTGTAGCAGCACCGAACCCTTGGAATCTCTGTCTGCGGTGCTATTGGCCAGGTGTGCATTCTTGGGCGTGGTGAAGTAGCCGTCCGGGTCATACGGTCTGGGGTGTCGGTAGCTGTGGGGAGACTGCTGGTCCCGGTTTCTCGAGCTCCCATCCTTGGCGCCCCGGGGGATTCTCTTTGGGTTTGCGTCTGGTTCCTGCAACAGAGATTCGATATATCCTCCTCCAATCTGATTCA
Proteins encoded in this window:
- the LOC124003558 gene encoding G-protein coupled receptor 37-like 1, giving the protein MTPLFALFVLFLRAAEPRHVGSGYTALRSPDRDGSARVLTTGNGESDTGVNLNQIGGGYIESLLQEPDANPKRIPRGAKDGSSRNRDQQSPHSYRHPRPYDPDGYFTTPKNAHLANSTADRDSKGSVLLHNPLYPVTDSSYRAYAVMLLALILFAMGIIGNLALMCIVWHNYYLKSAWNCILASLAFWDFLVLFFCMPVVVFNELTKRRLLGDLSCRIVPYMEVTSLGVATFSLCALTIDRFHAATSPQPQAPRVEPCQSILAKLSVVWIGSMVLAAPELLLWQLTQEVSVQPGGFVVDLCIRRPSLSLPESVYSLVLTYHEARMWWCFGCYFCLPLLFTLACQLVTRHVVAEEARRKQGTTTVVGGKRVRPSSSSTSSSLSSSSAPKKQQQLKRERRLSSTVVALAAVYAACNLPENVCSIALAYIANPVSTTTEALLALIGQFLLFVRCSVTPVLFLCLCRSLGQAFMDCCCCCCEECLPDGASSSLSSSTTATAASTSLSSPSSLSPSSTKEEKLTIVSGTTPAIFYDKAKDSSSLMVIGTPC